The sequence GCGCAGCGATTTTCCCAACCAGGTCAATAACGTGCTGGGCTTCCCCTTCATCTTCCGCGGCGCGCTAGACGTGCAGGCGACCGCCATCAACGAGGAAATGAAGATCGCCGCAGCCCGCGCCATCGCGGAACTGGCGCGCGAGCCGGTTCCGGCCGAGGTTGCCGCCGCTTACGGCAAGAACCACAAGTTCGGTCGCGATTACATTATCCCCGCGCCGTTCGATCCGCGCCTGATGGAAGTCGTTTCATCCGCCGTGGCCAAGGCCGCGATGGATTCGGGCGTGGCGCAGAAGCATATCGAGGATTTCGATGCCTACCGCCATCATCTAAAAGGCCGCCTCAATCCCACGACATCGGTCCTCACCAATGTCTATGCCGAAGTGCGCAACAACCCCAAGCGGATGGTGTTCGCCGAGGCGGAAGAGGACGTGGTGCTGCGCGCCGCGATCCAGTACCGCGATTTCGGCTACGGCACGCCGGTGCTGGTCGGCCGGACGAAGGCGGTTGCCAACAAGATGCACCAGCTGGGCGTGGACAATCCTGCCGATTTCGAAATCCAGAATTCCGCCGATTCCGAACATGTCCCCGCGATGGTGGATTTCCTCTACAAGCGCCTGCAGCGGCGCGGCTATACGGAACGCGACGTGCGCCGCATGGTCAACCAGGAACGCAACGTGTTTGCCGCCCTGCTGGTGGCGCTGGGCCACGGCGACGCGATGATTACCGGCCTGACGCGCACTTTCTCGCAAACCGCGCGCGAAGTGAACATGGTGCTGGATGCCAAGCCGGGTGCGCGCCCGTTCGGCATCCACATGATGATCGGCAAGAACCACACCACCTTCCTGGCCGATACGACCATCAACGAACGTCCCAGCGCGGAAGATCTGGCCCATATCGCGCGCGAAACTGCAGAAGTGGCACGGCGCATGGGGCATGAGCCGCGCGTCGCATTCCTGTCCTACTCCACCTTCGGCAATCCCAGCGGCCGGTGGCTGGAGAATATTCGCGGTGCGGTGGCCATCCTCGACAAGGAGCAGCCCGATTTCGAATATGAAGGCGAAATGGCTCCCGATGCTGCGCTCAACCCGGCGGTAATGAAGCTGTATCCGTTCAGCCGGCTGTCCGGCCTCGCCAATGTGTTGGTGATGCCCGGCCTGCAATCGGCCAATATCTCCGCCAAGCTGCTGCGCGAGCTGGCGGGCGAGCCGACCATCGGCCCGATGATGATCGGAATGGAAAAACCGGTCCAGGTCGCGCCGATGACGGCAACCACGCCCGACCTTCTGACACTCAGCGTGCTGGCTGCGGCGGGTGTCGTGGGCTAGCCGCCGCCGCTCTCGCTCACTCTACCAGCGGCGCCAACAGCTTGTCGGCGACCTCGGCCATTTCGTCATCGCCATCCTGCGCGTTGGAATGGCATTCCTGCAGGCGCTTCGCGTCTTCGGGCAGTTCGAGCACATTGGCCATGCGCGCAAGTATCGCATAGCTGGTCAGCCCGAAATGGGTGAAGCGCTGGAAGTGCAGCAGGATCGCCGCATCGCGCGACTGGTCGTCGTCGAAATCGGCCTCCAAAGCTAAGGCACGCGCTTCCTCGACCAGCGCGGTCATCCCGGGCGCATCGGTGCCATCGCTCTCGCATGCGTGGGAATTGGCAAGGTCGCGCACGATATCCAGCCCGTCGGAAATGCCGCAAACGGCGTTCTCCAGCCCTTCGACCAGCGCATCGTCATGCGCCGCATCGCGCATCGCCTTGGTCGCTTCCAGCGACAGCCG comes from Alteripontixanthobacter sp. and encodes:
- a CDS encoding NADP-dependent malic enzyme, with protein sequence MADDQSSTNTDNDQTVSFTTREALFYHETGRPGKVEIVASKPMATQRDLSLAYSPGVAAPVKAIAENPADAARYTAKANLVAVISNGTAILGLGNLGALASKPVMEGKAVLFKRFADVDSIDIELDTEDPDKFIAAVELMEPSFGGINLEDIKAPECFIIEQALREKLNIPIMHDDQHGTAIISAAGLLNAVHITGRELKDVKIVVNGAGAAAIACTALIKAMGVPHENVIMCDRTGPITPGREGVDQWKSAHAVETDATSLEEALKGADIFLGLSAAGALKPEWVKDMADQPIIFAMANPVPEILPTEAQAVRPDAIVATGRSDFPNQVNNVLGFPFIFRGALDVQATAINEEMKIAAARAIAELAREPVPAEVAAAYGKNHKFGRDYIIPAPFDPRLMEVVSSAVAKAAMDSGVAQKHIEDFDAYRHHLKGRLNPTTSVLTNVYAEVRNNPKRMVFAEAEEDVVLRAAIQYRDFGYGTPVLVGRTKAVANKMHQLGVDNPADFEIQNSADSEHVPAMVDFLYKRLQRRGYTERDVRRMVNQERNVFAALLVALGHGDAMITGLTRTFSQTAREVNMVLDAKPGARPFGIHMMIGKNHTTFLADTTINERPSAEDLAHIARETAEVARRMGHEPRVAFLSYSTFGNPSGRWLENIRGAVAILDKEQPDFEYEGEMAPDAALNPAVMKLYPFSRLSGLANVLVMPGLQSANISAKLLRELAGEPTIGPMMIGMEKPVQVAPMTATTPDLLTLSVLAAAGVVG
- a CDS encoding DUF892 family protein — encoded protein: MDLKQTYLDHLTAMIEADRLSLEATKAMRDAAHDDALVEGLENAVCGISDGLDIVRDLANSHACESDGTDAPGMTALVEEARALALEADFDDDQSRDAAILLHFQRFTHFGLTSYAILARMANVLELPEDAKRLQECHSNAQDGDDEMAEVADKLLAPLVE